One Tenebrio molitor chromosome 2, icTenMoli1.1, whole genome shotgun sequence genomic region harbors:
- the LOC138124877 gene encoding uncharacterized protein yields MASPNSDIKSEIKSWLKVALRKENLTDIVVNEIGTSEKGEGYMGDIIFASVSGKTEDQSTREYDLVLKCSKQSQALRENPQMILIYLNEIFMYNHVFPTFLKFQEDKGIKDPFNSVPKCYGTFKGENIEVIVLENLKKSGYELWPKTKPLERKHIDFVIKQYGKFHAVSVAMKEQQPDKFEEIVEKVEENMKGMAAGPLVNLFRGCIDETSELLKNELDEKIVSKWRSFKDQIETVVGTTYVEAFKVIIHGDCWNNNFMHKFENESTKAPLKVAMLDWQVSRYASPISDLSYFLFACISKEDIENLDDILSTYHSTFTNYLRDLGVEDPNVLYPFHQFLDDWKLYCKFGILMSSLLMKVCSTEKDEVVDITESAESGKDFSHTFAGGIRNTELYKNRMRHIVEYVVKYDLI; encoded by the exons ATGGCGTCTCCTAACAGTGATATTAAGAGTGAAATAAAGTCGTGGCTGAAAGTAGCtttaagaaaagaaaatttaacagATATTGTCGTCAATGAGATAGGAACTTCAGAAAAAGGTGAGGGATATATGGGAGACATTATCTTTGCATCTGTATCTGGAAAAACTGAAGACCAATCAACAAGAGAATACGACTTGgttttaaaatgcagcaaaCAAAGTCAAGCTCTACGAGAAAATCCTCAAATGATCCTAATATATTTGAACGAGATTTTTATGTACAATCATGTATTTCCCACTTTCCTCAAATTTCAAGAGGATAAGGGAATCAAGGACCCTTTTAATAGTGTACCCAAATGCTACGGAACTTTCAAGGGAGAAAACATAGAAGTTATCGTTCttgaaaatttgaagaaaagCGGATATGAATTGTGGCCGAAGACGAAACCACTAGAAAGAAAACATATTGACTTCGTAATAAAACAGTATGGGAAATTCCATGCAGTTTCAGTTGCAATGAAAGAACAACAACCAGACAAATTTGAAGAAATAGTCGAAAAGGTAGAAGAAAATATGAAAGGCATGGCGGCTGGTCCGTTGGTCAATCTTTTCAGAGGATGTATAGATGAGACTAGTGAGCTCTTAAAAAATGAACTCGATGAAAAGATTGTCTCAAAATGGAGAAGCTTCAAagatcaaattgaaactgtagTTGGTACCACATACGTGGAAGcatttaaagtaataattcaTGGTGACTGttggaataataattttatgcacAAATTTGAA aatGAAAGCACTAAGGCACCTTTGAAAGTTGCTATGTTAGACTGGCAAGTATCTCGTTATGCGTCACCGATAAGTGATCTCTCATATTTCTTGTTTGCCTGCATATCCAAAGAGGATATTGAAAACTTGGATGacattttaagtacttaccaCTCCACTTTTACTAATTACTTACGTGATTTAGGAGTAGAAGATCCGAATGTTTTATACCCCTTCCATCAGTTTTTAGATGATTGGAAACTTTACTGTAAATTTGGTATCCTGATGAGTAGTTTACTAATGAAAGTATGTTCCACTGAAAAAGATGAAGTTGTTGATATAACCGAATCTGCTGAGAGTGGCAAAGATTTCAGCCACACATTTGCAGGTGGGATTAGGAATACAGAACTTTACAAAAATAGAATGCGTCATATTGTTGAATATGTTGTCAAGTATgacttaatttaa